In Phoenix dactylifera cultivar Barhee BC4 unplaced genomic scaffold, palm_55x_up_171113_PBpolish2nd_filt_p 001170F, whole genome shotgun sequence, a genomic segment contains:
- the LOC120103771 gene encoding polypyrimidine tract-binding protein homolog 1-like — protein sequence MSSSSGQPQFRYTQTPSKVLHLRNLPWECTEEELVELCNPFGKIINTKSNVGANRNQAFVEFADLNQAISMVSYYASSSEPAQVRGKTVYIQYSNRQEITNNKSSGDVAGNVLLVTIEGVEAGDVSIDVIHLVFSAFGFVHKIATFEKAAGFQALIQYSDAETASNARNALDGRSIPRYLLPEHVTSCHLRISFSAHTDLNIKFQSHRSRDYTNPYLPVNPSAIEGTLQPTLGPDGRKKEPESNVLLASIENMQYAVTVDVLHKVFSTFGTVQKIAIFEKNGGMQALIQYPGRHARMHDNR from the exons ATGTCTTCGTCCTCGGGGCAGCCGCAGTTCCGGTACACGCAGACGCCGTCCAAGGTgctccacctccgcaacctgCCGTGGGAGTGCACGGAGGAGGAGCTCGTCGAGCTCTGCAACCCCTTCGGCAAGATCATCAACACCAAAAGCAACGTCGGTGCCAACCGAAACCAGGCTTTTGTCGAGTTT GCAGATCTTAATCAAGCAATTTCGATGGTTTCATATTATGCTTCTTCATCTGAGCCTGCACAAGTTCGTGGTAAAACTGTTTATATCCAGTATTCAAATAGGCAGGAAATTACAAATAATAAGAGCTCTGGAGATGTTGCTGGGAATGTCTTGCTTGTCACTATTGAAGGTGTTGAAGCTGGCGATGTTAGCATAGATGTCATTCATTTG GTGTTCTCTGCCTTTGGATTTGTGCACAAAATTGCTACCTTTGAAAAGGCTGCTGGTTTTCAG GCATTAATTCAGTACAGTGATGCAGAAACTGCTTCAAATGCAAGAAATGCCTTGGATGGAAGAAGTATTCCAAG ATACTTACTTCCGGAGCATGTTACCTCTTGCCACTTGCGTATCTCATTTTCTGCACACACAGATTTGAATATCAAGTTCCAATCACATCGTAGCAG GGATTACACAAACCCTTATCTTCCTGTAAACCCCTCAGCGATTGAGGGAACTTTACAG CCTACATTGGGTCCAGATGGACGGAAAAAGGAGCCTGAGAGTAATGTACTTTTAGCTTCTATTGAGAATATGCAATATGCAGTGACAGTTGATGTTCTTCATAAG GTGTTCTCGACATTTGGTACCGTGCAGAAAATTGCAATTTTTGAGAAGAATGGTGGAATGCAGGCTTTAATTCAATATCCTG GAAGGCATGCACGCATGCATGATAACAGATGA